Below is a window of Sebastes umbrosus isolate fSebUmb1 chromosome 13, fSebUmb1.pri, whole genome shotgun sequence DNA.
AAATGAATCTTTCACTAACCTTAGCATCGCCTaaaattttgaaaataaaaaacaatcattaaaaaaaaatatatttttcttttaggggtggggaaaaCTTTTTGGGTTGCCACCTAATTAAATCAAGCACAGGGGAAACACTTGGAATAAGCACATAGAGATGTCCTTCATGATTGGCTTGGTTGTTTAGTGTTAAATGATCTCACTTCATTAAGAAATGTGTGTTCAGCCTCTAAACCTTCATGTCTTATGAACAGCGGATGTTGCTGTGATCAACAAGCAATCGAGCACCGatgaacacacacctgcagtggAAGTTCAGACAGAGGCGAAAGGCAGTGAAGATGAGGCCGCAGGCGAAGAGCTGTGCTCCACTTCGGCTGTTTTAGGGAATATTCCCGAGACGTTAAGCCAGGAGTTTTTGGAGATGCTGGTGGAGAACGTTTTAAAGGATCCTGACAGTCCATCTGCCAGCCAAAGCTTCACTTTGGAAGTCATTCCTAacatctcctctgctgtggTGACTTTCCAGAGTGGGAAAGGTACTCATttactatgtgtgtgtattaataGTTCCAAAAAGCTCAATTTGTGCAGAGGTTTTCTGTTTACAGTCAAGGATGCACCTGTATAATCTCCAGCATACCTCTGGTAGTTTTCAGCATTTAGAAATAACGCAAACCTGCTgctacaaaaaagaaaagaatgaaaTTTGTatgagaaaacatattttatggcATACATCAATAGACAGCTGATAGCACTAGTTAACAGGACTATTGCATGACACTAAGCTGAATTACAGCAGCCAAAATTACTTCTGGCGAGTGGTGAGAAATGACTTGATTCCTGCAGTTTTCCAGACCACTAATGAGCAGCACAGATAAAGAGATCAGAGGTGTTTTCATTCTGAATACTGGTAGCCAGTGTTATATTCCTGCTGTTTGCCAGCAGAAAACACATGTATGCCAGATATATGCTTAGTGGTCAGCAATGCACTGATTGATTGCTGTACTTCGTATTAAATTATCGCTGAACGTTAAATCCCCGTATAGCCTAAAAAACATGTAGTCTGCAGTAATTATGCATATAGTTAGAGGCCTCTTTGTCTTGTGGAGGGCCATGAGTGCTTGGCCAAACAGCCCTGTTTAAGATCAGCCGCCAAAGGATATGAGATAGTCCAAATGTCCATGCATGCATCCCAACAATAACTTTACAGCAATCTTATAGAAAAGCCCACTGTGGACCTAACACTGGCTTATAAATCACTTCATATGTTTATGGACTATGTTGCTGGAAGCATGTTCTCTAGGGGTACTAAACCTTTTCCATCAATCCCTTTTGCAGTTGCTCCAACAACTCCCCCTCAAcgatcatttgtgttcattcgcaTCCCTCGCACTACACGcgctggagaggaggaggggtatACCTCCACGTAGATACTAACCACGTTTCATCActattgctgctttgtacatgttgtggaagtcccagatacgtcggaaaaccaaacgccgtcttgtctgggttcataaccgGCGGTGCTCTGTGAATTTCACCGTGCTAATCACTGTATcaagcaagccacacgtcgctacagTGCTATGAACCCAAagtaaacagattgtgctgtgatttagttGCAATAAACGGATCCAAAGGAAGCCgaaataattacataataatgcagatttgtaaaaagtctgaattcatgcgttgtcaggtctgtccacaagacgacaagcaaacaactttaaaaatgcttgttttttgaGTGGAGTTTGGATTGATCAGtgctatgctatgctaacaACGTAGCTGcaccatcaacactcaacataacgtcatctaggcataaatacggcagcgacgttgttgtttataccatagacagtctgtgatttatatacatacatttatgaaCAAAGTTTCGTCCAGTCTCTATACAAATGAGATACTATTGTAGAGCTCCGGCTGCCCACAGACGgctgcaatatttttttcctgcatttctgattcaacaacatcAGGACGTCAGTAACTACAGGAGAATCTCAATGCTGAGAGGCTTTCGCGTGTCAGCGTCAAAGTCAAGAAAATTTCTCGCAAatgacacaaatttcacatgtTCGCGTCCTTCACGTCACCTGGCGTGAACACGTGTCTATTTGcttctttgcattgactttgtatgtaattgtGCCGCGGGAAAATGTTTGCTTTACGTTTGGTGTGAATGCCCCATAACAGAAAGGTCCCTACAAAGctgatgccttttttttttttttttttttttttaaaagcacaaataactgtttattgtttgtgttattttttggaAGTGTTTTTGCCTAACTAAcgtaacgtttttttttatcactatcTCACAGAAAACACTGATTTCGTGACAAGATGCCCCCAAAACAGGACCTTCACAAAGAAGGGCCTATCAGTCCGGCCTCTTGAAGTCACAGAGCAAGTTGTAGTTGAAGACCTACAAAACTTTAGTGAAGACCTCCTCCGCCTTTATTTTGAGAATGCAGGTGGGGATGTGGAAAATGTTGTGCTTAATGAAGCGGAACAGTCTGTCATCATCACCTTTAAAGACGATAAAGGTAGTGCATTTACAGTACGCATTAAATATTACTATGTCATCTGAGATTGCCACCTTTTTATATGAATTCTAGACAATTTGACAATGTTATATTTGATTGTATTTTTTCCCCCGTAGCTGTTCAGAAAATCATGAAGAAGAAGCATTGCATCAAGAAGGAAGAGATCAGAGTTTATCCTTTTTATGAGTCTTTGGGAACAGCCCTCTATGGCAAAGATAAGCCCTCACTAAAACTCCCTGCTGCTTTCTCTGAAACCGTTGACGATGCTGTCTGGATATACCTGGATGCCAATCAATCACTAGCAAAAACCATTCATAGTCAACTGGCAAAAGACTTCTGCAACGTAAACCTCGACCAGTCTACTGTGTGCTTCAGCCCCGTATCTTCACTACTACAGCAAAAGGATGCCAAAGACATCGTCAAAGAGTGGAGAGATACTGTGAAGTCGGCCTTTGCACAAGCTCTGTCAAAATTCAAATCCCTGAAGCTTCAGCCAGAGTCAGAGGCATGGGAAGAGTCTGAGGAGAAGATCAGACAGGCGCTGCTGAATGAAGATGTGATTGTAGTGCCTGATAAAGCCAGTGGTGTCTTAACAGTGGTTGGCCCTGTGGCCGATGTCAACAGACTAGAGCAAACTCTTTGTGAAGTCGTAAACAAGATTGCCAAAAGGGTGCAGAGGGAGAAATCGAGCGTGACCCAAAAGATCAAAGTGTCGCCGTCGATTTTCCACATCCTGTGTCAAGATGGTCTTCAGGACAAGCTGCTAAATGTGTACCCAGAActcaaaatgtcattcaaaaaagAGAGTCCTGACCTGTTAGTAACTGGCTTTGGGGATGAGATTTTGGCAGCAAGCAAAGTCATATATGATGCAGTGTTTGCATTAAAACGACAGAATTTAGAAATGGATAACTATGTCCTCGACATGTTGAAGGATGAACAACAAGAGGAGCTTACAAATGCCCTACTCATGTCCAATGGAATAAATGTAGCAATTGAGATCAATGCAAACCGGGTGCAGCTCCTTGCTGCTTCCGACAGAGATCTGAATGATGCGGAAGATCATCTGGGGAGGCTGTTAATATCTCAATTCATTGACGTCGAAGACAGTAATGTCCTGGAGAAGCCAGAGTGGCAGGACCTGGTCAGTCAATTAGAGAATACCAACAATAAGCCATTCAGGAGAATTCAAATCCACGCCACTGGTCAAGAAGTCGTGGTGTGTGGCCACAAGGATAGTGTTGTAAGAGTTACCAGCAAACTTGACGACTTCTTAACGCTGAATGCTCAAGTTGAAGAAACCGTTGTGGTCAAGCCCAACGCCAAAGTTGAATTCATTGAAAAACTTGACGCATCTAGGTTGGAGCAAGTGAAAGACAAAGTGGTGGTGTCTTACAGAAAGGAGGCCATCTGTCTGAGTGGCTCCAGAGTTGATGTCGCAGAGAGCAAGCCCTTGATTGAAGACCTGGTCTCTTCTGTGTTCTTTGAAAGTTTAAAAATCTCCATGCCTGGAGTGAAGAAGTTCTTCCAGGATAAAGAAGCTATGTATGTTTCCTCACTCTGGAGTGAAACTGGCTGCCTGGTCAAGCTGGTTGATGAGACTAGTGGTGGACAGGGCGACTTGGCCCAAAAACAATTACCAAAGCCTGTGTATCAGCTTCAGACATCTGATGGAGTGGAAATAGCTGTTTGCAAGGCAGATATGTGCAGCTACCCAGTGCATGCAGTTGTCAATGCTTCTAATAAGGACTTGAAACATAGTGGAGGTCTTTCAGGAGCAATTCTTAGTGCTGCTGGACCTCAGCTTCAGGATGAATGTGACAAACTAATTAACTCGAATGGACAGCTCAAGCCCGGAGACTGTGTCATAACTAGTGCGGGGGGAAAGCTTTCCTGCAAAAAAGTCATCCATGCCGTGGGACCCACTTTTGATCAAGCTAAACCCCAGAAGCCTCTGGCACAGTTGAAAAGAGCCGTTAAAGGAAGCTTAGAACTTGCTGAAAAGAACGGCTGCGTCTCTGTGGCTCTGCCCACCATCAGCAGAAACCTAGGCTTTCCTCTCGATTTGTGTGCAGTCACCATCGTCAAAGCGGTAAAAGAGCACTGTGATGAAAAGGGTGATGAAATCACCCTGAAGAGGATCCATTTGGTGAACAACGACGACGGTTCTGTTCAGGctatggaggcagctgtcaggcAGGAGTTTGGAAATCAAGGTGTCAGTCTTTCTCAACAAACTCTCCCTAAAAAATCTGACACAAACTGCTTGGGTCAAGTGCAGACCAAAGAGGGCTTGGGCATCACTCTCATGAAAGGAAATATTGAGAATGCCACggtaattaaatttttttaccATACTTCACTAACAGCAAACACTTAGTTTAAAAGTGAAACATTCTTACGGAGGGACTACATACTACTAGAGTATGCAGCATTAACTATTGAACTATTATTCTAGCTCTAGAGTATCCCCATAATTGACCCTTCCTAAGTCTCGCCCCTTTTCGTCCTGTGCTCCAATAATCATTGAGCAAGCTTGGTCAGCATTCCCCTTTCCTGTTCGGTTATACTTAGATATGCTACgtctgttcaaaggtaacatTACTATGTAAGTCACATTACATTGGTGTCACAATCTTCACAGAGAGATTACATTGTATAGAGTCACAGATCctacaaggaactttcatttagtgttgattttggtggtccctGTGGATAAAAgcgtttccgagcaccagagtccctttagaaaacctctcattttcctggttctggtgaacctgcatgattttgttcctttgtttatattatttctGCTTCATTCAGCCCCAAAGTACCTTTTGGTGTTAATTATTTTGATATACACGACGTCTAGCAAAGTTTATCATCATGAATATATCCTTCCATCACATACTATAGTCCTTGTTTTCGGCTTCTTGAAGCTATATTGCTTGACGCCCAAAaactatttaataataatacacactgCAGCACTCGGCTAAATGGAACTGGCATATCCATGTTTCTTTTTATCAAGCTTGTCcgacctagcaacagtaactaaggagGGCGGGACTTAGGATCAGTCAATTGAATGTAGTCTCTCTTGACTGATTCTTTTCTGACTGATTTCTTACAGCACTGATGCTCGACTGCTCTATTATCTAAAAGATAAAGACATTGTAAAATGAAGAACATGTAACTGATAACATTCTGCTATTACATTCCTAGACGGAGGTGACCGTGAATACTGTGTTTGAAGATCTTGCACTGAACAAAGGGGCAGTTTCCAACGCCATCTTGAGCGTGGCTGGACCCAAACTTCAGCAGTTGGTAACTGCTAATCATGCCAGTGGAAACGCTGGTGATGTCATCGTTACTGACGGCTGCAAGCTGAAGAGCAAACAAGTCTTTCATGCAGTTGCGCCTCATTGGGACAAAGGACAAGGCACAGCTGAAAAGGTAAAGTGTTACATCATGTACGTTATGGGTTGAAAGACTTCTCTGATCTGAATTTGATGAAATGTCTGAGAACTGAGGAATATACCTCAGATCTACATTTCCTTCCTTCTTACCTTTCTCTGCATGTCCTGGAAAACATTATCTGGCTAATTTGTCTAACAGGAGACATATTGCTTTTAGCTTTTTCACTGCTCTGTTTGAGGTCACAAGTCAGAGGCTGGTTAATGGATGCAACAGCAGTGTAAACTGTCAATATCTTGCACCTAGACATTAATAGCATTTGTGCTTTGACTTCCAGACCTTGAGTGGCATTTTCAAGAATTGCTTGGGCAAGGCAGAGGACAGTGGCCTGACCTCCATATCCTTCCCCGCCATCGGCACTGGTAACCTGGGTTTCCCAAAAAACCTTGTAGCATCACTGATGTTGGACGAAATCTTAGCGTTTGGCACTAAGAAACAACCTAAGCACCTGAAGAAGGTCGTGATCATCCTTTACTCACAAGATGCACAGACTATCCAGGTAAGGAAAGACAACAAGCTTTGTAGTACTTTCATGCTCCGAGTGCTAAACT
It encodes the following:
- the parp14rs1 gene encoding poly(ADP-ribose) polymerase family member 14-related sequence 1, producing the protein MAVAYSYVLLVELEENNVSRLKNKLVKYFQSKKSNGGDCEVEYEPGSRTALLRFRREEDQKKVLVKEGHQIRLDKGVLKMTVHLPKEETTTQDAPSDELNKESDVAVINKQSSTDEHTPAVEVQTEAKGSEDEAAGEELCSTSAVLGNIPETLSQEFLEMLVENVLKDPDSPSASQSFTLEVIPNISSAVVTFQSGKENTDFVTRCPQNRTFTKKGLSVRPLEVTEQVVVEDLQNFSEDLLRLYFENAGGDVENVVLNEAEQSVIITFKDDKAVQKIMKKKHCIKKEEIRVYPFYESLGTALYGKDKPSLKLPAAFSETVDDAVWIYLDANQSLAKTIHSQLAKDFCNVNLDQSTVCFSPVSSLLQQKDAKDIVKEWRDTVKSAFAQALSKFKSLKLQPESEAWEESEEKIRQALLNEDVIVVPDKASGVLTVVGPVADVNRLEQTLCEVVNKIAKRVQREKSSVTQKIKVSPSIFHILCQDGLQDKLLNVYPELKMSFKKESPDLLVTGFGDEILAASKVIYDAVFALKRQNLEMDNYVLDMLKDEQQEELTNALLMSNGINVAIEINANRVQLLAASDRDLNDAEDHLGRLLISQFIDVEDSNVLEKPEWQDLVSQLENTNNKPFRRIQIHATGQEVVVCGHKDSVVRVTSKLDDFLTLNAQVEETVVVKPNAKVEFIEKLDASRLEQVKDKVVVSYRKEAICLSGSRVDVAESKPLIEDLVSSVFFESLKISMPGVKKFFQDKEAMYVSSLWSETGCLVKLVDETSGGQGDLAQKQLPKPVYQLQTSDGVEIAVCKADMCSYPVHAVVNASNKDLKHSGGLSGAILSAAGPQLQDECDKLINSNGQLKPGDCVITSAGGKLSCKKVIHAVGPTFDQAKPQKPLAQLKRAVKGSLELAEKNGCVSVALPTISRNLGFPLDLCAVTIVKAVKEHCDEKGDEITLKRIHLVNNDDGSVQAMEAAVRQEFGNQGVSLSQQTLPKKSDTNCLGQVQTKEGLGITLMKGNIENATTEVTVNTVFEDLALNKGAVSNAILSVAGPKLQQLVTANHASGNAGDVIVTDGCKLKSKQVFHAVAPHWDKGQGTAEKTLSGIFKNCLGKAEDSGLTSISFPAIGTGNLGFPKNLVASLMLDEILAFGTKKQPKHLKKVVIILYSQDAQTIQVFSDEFTKKFPSSSDGQVPTSSPQSQGPFSKVVSGSGMHETKMGSVAVQVVTGDITKETSDVIVNSSNEAFSLKSGVSKAILEAAGPAVEAECLILGAQPNQGMIITQPGNLKCKKILHLVGQTDPVKINKAVKDVLLLCVTNSHTSVSFPAIGTGQGNVQARQVADAMLDAVVDVLSQHTSAPLKTIRIVIFQPPMLKEFYDSMHQKEATEPKDKGGFLGNFFSKFKSFVNIGVADKPQIEGDFIIEALKVDPACFHICGESQPRVDSAKQQINQLISKEQHSTCISDISILSFSDADRQRIVDIQKTMDVTITTESKNAQASVTIEGLSRDVLKASNEIHEMLRSARQKEELKKNVELAGTVADWQYQQKGLPFKSFDSMANFKLEQALEKGQPNVKVTVQGQEYTVTMPKGPATGNQGSILQIKRIDKLKDEDMPEHWDTMPANTSCQAVTITAGTAEHTEVLNLFRVTCPQTIIKIERIQNPSLWKGLQIKKRDMEQRNKHQNNERRLFHGTAHDTVNHINEHGFNRSYAGKNAACYGNGTYFAVNASYSAQNTYSKPNQTGEKCMYLCRVLTGDFTAGTQGMIMPPAKGPVAIQKYDSVVDNVAKPTMFIIFHDSQACPEYLITFK